Proteins from a genomic interval of Quercus lobata isolate SW786 chromosome 11, ValleyOak3.0 Primary Assembly, whole genome shotgun sequence:
- the LOC115967843 gene encoding uncharacterized protein LOC115967843 isoform X1 produces MALIKMVSEGAGDEVKMMIQKENTTYVRAITLRVTGSLITNVLLMWSIQYGLELATQTETYIGEECNFNAGIITMVLGFVLIFVEIHILVTMYLEFATEQWQEQEEENHQAGMYLELAENLEQQEDLEQENDTYQEREMTIREVIVCLFVDVIILFMLLWIIFTALGLTLEPIGDGQYSIHHYLIKSVVGNVTALIGFCYFAFGVGIAVELSSMLQPKEKKGSSVHEEHNTNLECLV; encoded by the exons CTCATCAAG ATGGTTAGTGAAGGAGCGGGGGACGAGGTGAAGATGATgatccaaaaagaaaataccACATATGTACGTGCAATCACCCTGCGTGTAACCGGGTCTCTAATCACCAATGTCCTGCTAATGTGGAGCATTCAATATGGACTTGAACTTGCTACGCAAACTGAAACATATATTGGTGAAGAGTGCAATTTCAATGCTGGAATTATAACCATGGTCCTTGGTTTCGTCcttatatttgttgaaattcACATTCTTGTAACCATGTATCTAGAATTTGCAACAGAACAGTGGCAGGAACAAGAGGAGGAAAATCACCAAG CAGGAATGTATCTAGAATTGGCAGAAAATTTGGAGCAACAAGAGGACTTAGAGCAGGAAAATGACACTTATCAAG AAAGGGAGATGACAATCCGTGAAGTTATTGTCTGTCTTTTTGTGGACGTGATCATACTCTTCATGCTATTGTGGATCATTTTCACTGCACTTGGACTTACATTGGAACCTATAGGAGACGGCCAATACTCTATACACCATTACCTAATAAAAAGCGTGGTTGGAAATGTCACAGCGCTCATCGGTTTCTGCTATTTTGCGTTTGGGGTGGGAATAGCAGTAGAACTGTCTAGCATGTTGCAGCcgaaagagaaaaagggaagcAGCGTTCATGAAGAACACAACACAAATCTTGAGTGTCTTGTTTGA
- the LOC115967843 gene encoding uncharacterized protein LOC115967843 isoform X2 codes for MALIKMVSEGAGDEVKMMIQKENTTYVRAITLRVTGSLITNVLLMWSIQYGLELATQTETYIGEECNFNAGIITMVLGFVLIFVEIHILVTMYLEFATEQWQEQEEENHQGMYLELAENLEQQEDLEQENDTYQEREMTIREVIVCLFVDVIILFMLLWIIFTALGLTLEPIGDGQYSIHHYLIKSVVGNVTALIGFCYFAFGVGIAVELSSMLQPKEKKGSSVHEEHNTNLECLV; via the exons CTCATCAAG ATGGTTAGTGAAGGAGCGGGGGACGAGGTGAAGATGATgatccaaaaagaaaataccACATATGTACGTGCAATCACCCTGCGTGTAACCGGGTCTCTAATCACCAATGTCCTGCTAATGTGGAGCATTCAATATGGACTTGAACTTGCTACGCAAACTGAAACATATATTGGTGAAGAGTGCAATTTCAATGCTGGAATTATAACCATGGTCCTTGGTTTCGTCcttatatttgttgaaattcACATTCTTGTAACCATGTATCTAGAATTTGCAACAGAACAGTGGCAGGAACAAGAGGAGGAAAATCACCAAG GAATGTATCTAGAATTGGCAGAAAATTTGGAGCAACAAGAGGACTTAGAGCAGGAAAATGACACTTATCAAG AAAGGGAGATGACAATCCGTGAAGTTATTGTCTGTCTTTTTGTGGACGTGATCATACTCTTCATGCTATTGTGGATCATTTTCACTGCACTTGGACTTACATTGGAACCTATAGGAGACGGCCAATACTCTATACACCATTACCTAATAAAAAGCGTGGTTGGAAATGTCACAGCGCTCATCGGTTTCTGCTATTTTGCGTTTGGGGTGGGAATAGCAGTAGAACTGTCTAGCATGTTGCAGCcgaaagagaaaaagggaagcAGCGTTCATGAAGAACACAACACAAATCTTGAGTGTCTTGTTTGA
- the LOC115966986 gene encoding serine/threonine-protein phosphatase 7 long form homolog, producing the protein MAHIQMQDNRVIDIIKLVRLEGLFRAPSREIDHCLISALVERWWPETHTFHLPHGEMSITLQDVEVIFGFPIDGEVLVGPTAVVDGNWSQLCMELLGFTPTNDNKTLVGQRILISRLVDAISAPLPYDATEIQIHQYARCYILALVGDKLFMDKSGDRVHLMFLEFLRNLRDPPQYSWGSGCLA; encoded by the coding sequence ATGGCACACATTCAGATGCAAGATAATCGGGTGATTGACATTATCAAGTTGGTAAGGCTGGAAGGATTGTTTAGGGCCCCTTCCAGAGAGATAGATCATTGCCTAATATCGGCCCTAGTTGAGCGATGGTGGCCGGAGACTCATACGTTCCATCTTCCACATGGTGAGATGTCAATCACCCTACAAGATGTGGAGGTCATTTTTGGATTTCCTATAGACGGTGAGGTCTTGGTTGGGCCGACTGCTGTGGTGGATGGGAATTGGAGTCAACTGTGCATGGAGTTGCTTGGTTTTACTCCGACAAATGACAACAAAACTTTGGTGGGGCAAAGAATTCTCATCAGCCGCCTTGTTGATGCCATTTCAGCGCCACTGCCTTATGACGCAACGGAGATTCAGATACACCAGTATGCCCGGTGCTATATTTTAGCGCTAGTAGGGGATAAGCTTTTCATGGACAAGTCGGGAGATAGGGTGCATTTGATGTTCTTAGAGTTCCTGCGGAACCTTCGTGATCCGCCACAGTATAGTTGGGGTAGTGGTTGCTTGGCTTGA
- the LOC115966987 gene encoding uncharacterized protein LOC115966987, translating into MPEIDIILYHGGPLKNANANKGLPFEGPGIKTYYTPIDRRLKTLDELKKIVMEELCENPAVHNIRITYRMPNEILKHQINYKYMAIETNKYVKIMFDKFERIAEVTDIELYIQLELHAVWQEDIQQTTTSLQVTVPNAQYEYSTHVEDDDVHADDFVNKDEYEDTIGRGDLGDFERDIDDDETLDGSEPYADNVISVQNITNTIPAYAPLALSFSINTWENMVDLSHIEMPFVFTWREGMNLCKGLTFANKEEVKRILTTCALKENKHFTITRSTTKKLCAKCVHESCKWYVCVVMKPDLHQLWMVTVYVGPHTCIPIGVQNDGRMMSCNFIASDIHQKLCEDYTTPVKHLRSMIETKYNGHKPSYYKVWDAKQKAIAKMFGNWEEFYQRLQKLLMVYIDQDPTTQVFYCITSTNEDDVVLLHYVFWPFGPCISGFKYCKLVISIDGTHLYGKYQGKLFETEKEPIQSDMKHLCIN; encoded by the exons ATGCCTGAAATTGATATAATCCTATACCACGGCGGTCCGCTTAAGAATGCCAATGCGAACAAGGGATTGCCATTTGAAGGGCCGGGTATAAAGACCTATTATACCCCAATTGATCGTAGGTTGAAGACCCTTGACGAATTGAAGAAGATTGTCATGGAAGAGTTGTGTGAGAATCCTGCTGTGCACAACATACGAATTACTTATCGTATGCCAAATGAAATCCTGAAGCACCAGATTAATTACAAGTATATGGCGatagaaacaaacaaatatgtAAAGATCATGTTTGACAAGTTTGAGAGAATAGCTGAAGTAACTGACATTGAGTTGTACATACAGTTGGAGCTGCATGCAGTCTGGCAAGAGGATATCCAACAAACAACCACAAGCTTACAGGTTACGGTTCCGAATGCTCAATATGAGTATTCTACACATGTAGAGGATGATGATGTTCATGccgatg ATTTTGTCAATAAAGATGAGTATGAAGACACGATTGGCAGAGGGGACCTTGGGGACTTTGAGAGGGACATTGATGACGATGAGACATTGGATGGTAGTGAACCTTATGCAGACAATGTTATTAGTGTCCAAAACATTACGAACACAATCCCTGCCTACGCACCTCTTGCATTGTCATTCTCTAtaaatacttgggaaaatatggttgatctTTCACATATTGAGATGCCATTTGTGTTTACTTGGAGAGAGGGGATGAATTTGTGCAAAGGGTTGACTTTTGCCAATAAAGAGGAGGTGAAGCGCATATTAACAACTTGTGCcctcaaggaaaacaaacattttacGATCACTAGGTCGACGACGAAAAAACTTTGTGCAAAATGCGTGCATGAGTCATGCAAGTGGTATGTCTGCGTAGTTATGAAGCCCGATCTCCACCAACTATGGATGGTCACCGTGTATGTGGGTCCTCACACGTGTATACCGATTGGGGTGCAAAATGATGGTAGAATGATGAGTTGTAATTTTATTGCATCAGACATCCATCAGAAGTTATGTGAGGATTACACTACCCCAGTTAAGCATCTCAGATCTATGATAGAGACGAAATATAATGGCCATAAGCCTTCTTACTACAAGGTATGGGATGCGAAACAAAAGGCGATTGCGAAGATGTTTGGAAATTGGGAAGAGTTTTACCAAAGGTTGCAAAAGTTGCTAATGGTATATATTGATCAGGACCCGACTACCCAAGTGTTTTATTGTATCACATCCACCAATGAAGATGACGTCGTATTGTTGCATTATGTGTTTTGGCCTTTCGGTCCATGCATATCAGGATTTAAATACTGTAAGCTGGTTATCAGTATTGATGGGACCCATCTGTATGGTAAATATCAGGGAAAATTGTTTGAAACGGAGAAAGAACCAATACAATCAGATATGAAACATTTATGTATCAATTAA
- the LOC115968797 gene encoding 30S ribosomal protein S31, mitochondrial, with translation MAMMQWCGALARRVMMTHRPPSSSLTPPPSSSISGSGVGVPIVCGRGDKKTKKGKRFKGSYGNSRPKKEKKIERIKDRVEVPRSTPWPLPFKLI, from the coding sequence ATGGCTATGATGCAGTGGTGCGGCGCACTGGCACGGCGAGTGATGATGACACATAGACCACCTTCGAGCTCCCTaacaccaccaccatcatcatcaatatCGGGATCGGGAGTAGGAGTGCCGATTGTGTGTGGGCGTGGGGacaagaagaccaagaagggAAAGAGATTCAAAGGGTCGTACGGAAACTCGAGACccaaaaaggagaagaagattgaGCGTATCAAGGACCGAGTTGAGGTCCCCAGGTCCACTCCTTGGCCTCTCCCTTTCAAGCTCATctaa
- the LOC115967867 gene encoding epimerase family protein SDR39U1 homolog, chloroplastic, protein MELCRATTFSWTHTVSTSLYIPQPSSMCETKRFKVWCGSDQTQKMTVSVTGATGFVGRRLVQRLHADNHRVHVLTRSRSKAELIFPVKDFPGIVIAEEPGWKDCIQGSNGVVNLAGMPISTRWSSEIKKEIKQSRIRVTSKVVDLINDAPDAVRPTVLVSATAVGYYGSSETKVFDEKSPSGNDYLSEVCREWESTALRVNKDVRLALIRIGVVLGKDGGALAKMIPLFMLFAGGPLGSGKQWFSWIHLDDIVNLIYEALSNPSYKGVINGTAPNPVRLAEMCEHLGKAMGRPSWLPVPDIALKAVLGEGACVVLEGQRVLPARAKELGFPFKYPYVKDALKAILS, encoded by the exons ATGGAGCTTTGCAGAGCTACTACTTTCTCTTGGACTCACACAGTCTCTACCTCTCTTTACATCCCTCAACCCTCCTCT ATGTGTGAGACTAAGAGATTCAAGGTTTGGTGTGGCTCTGATCAAACCCAGAAG ATGACTGTATCGGTGACTGGAGCCACAGGTTTTGTTGGTAGAAGATTGGTGCAGAGGCTGCATGCAG ATAATCATCGCGTTCATGTCCTGACACGCTCAAGATCCAAGGCTGAGTTAATTTTTCCGG TCAAGGACTTTCCAGGGATAGTGATTGCAGAGGAGCCAGGGTGGAAAGACTGCATTCAAGGTTCAAATGGTGTTGTGAACTTGGCTGGAATGCCCATAAGTACACGATGGTCTTCTGAG ATCAAGAAAGAGATCAAGCAAAGCCGGATTAGAGTCACCTCAAAG GTTGTAGATTTAATAAATGATGCACCAGATGCAGTTCGGCCTACAGTTTTAGTTAGTGCAACTGCTGTTGGTTATTATG GCAGTAGCGAAACAAAAGTATTTGATGAAAAGAGCCCATCAGGAAATGATTACTTGTCTGAG GTTTGTAGAGAATGGGAATCAACAGCCCTCAGAGTGAATAAGGATGTTAGATTAGCACTTATTCGCATTGGTGTTGTTCTTGGTAAAGATGGTGGTGCTTTAG CTAAAATGATCCCTCTCTTCATGTTGTTTGCTGGTGGACCTTTGGGCTCTGGAAAACAATG GTTTTCCTGGATTCATCTGGATGACATAGTAAACCTAATATATGAAGCTCTATCCAATCCATCTTATAAAG GTGTTATTAATGGAACTGCGCCAAACCCAGTTAGATTAGCTGAAATGTGTGAGCATTTGGGAAAAGCCATGGGCAGGCCCTCATGGCTGCCTGTACCTGACATTGCACTCAAAGCAGTCCTAGGAGAAGGTGCTTGCGTG GTTTTGGAAGGGCAGCGGGTACTTCCTGCTAGGGCCAAAGAATTGGGTTTCCCATTCAAGTATCCTTATGTGAAAGATGCACTTAAAGCAATTCTTTCATAA